Within Aspergillus oryzae RIB40 DNA, chromosome 2, the genomic segment AGTCATATTAGCCACAATAGCTTTGTCAGTCACCAGTACTCACTTCACTTGACGCAATAGGGCCTTCGCATTACTAAACATATCTAAGTGGGATTGCGCGAGTGCTATCCCCGATGGCATATACTGAGCACCATAGCTTATGATGAGTCAGGATAGGCAGCCACTAAGTAGTATGCAGCTCTGACAGTCAATGTAATTCTGATATCTAGTAGGCCTAAAGAGACGTTTCTGCCGCtgaccaaaaagaaactccgAATCGCTCGGCCGGCCCTTATATCCGAGGTCGGGATATTTGCCCCTTTCGGATATGCTAACTCCCTGCTTGTGGCTACATATAAACCCAGCCTACTCTGCGTTCTTCTTACAGTTCATCAGAATATATTGAGTATCCTCAGAGAGTCTCAACTATCTATTTTGTATCCCTTCAAGCAATCCTATCCAATTCATACATAATGACCCAAAAGACCATTTTCCAGGGCGACACAAAAGCCCAGTCCCATGTCTCCGTGGGCTCGTCTATCTACTCCGAGAAGCAAGGGTAAGTCCTGGACTCCACATGTTTAAGCATATCTATGAACCTTAACAAAAGTTCTAGCGCGTCATGCACCGTGCATGGATCCTCTCAGACGCCTCATCTGGACCGTCAACTCCAACAGCCTCAAACTAAGGAGATCTTGCAAGCACTCACCGTCGCTCTCAATGATATCGCGGATGAGCGTCAGTGCACCAAATGTGCGGTGGAAACCGCCTCAGGCCTCTTGACAGGCTATGTCCGTGAGGTGAAAGCGGCTAAGAAGAATGGTCAATATTctaaggaggagaagaaggcgctTAAGAAGGAAATCAAGGATTTGGCTAAGGGTGTAAAACGCGATGTTAAAGCGTTGTGGTTGGAGGGGAATAGTAATTGACTTGTAATCAGATGTGACGATTTTCTTATATCTTAGGGAGTTAGGGCTTTCTTGGGGAGTAATTGATGTGTTTCTTTGGACCACCAATCGACTAGAGTTCGATGTGAAATACTTAATTAGTCTTGGTAAGCTGTACGTACTAAATAGACGATATGCATAATTTGTCCTGATATCATATAGATCTGCTTATAATTTATAAATGAGATAAAAGAGTCTAATAGAATCGGTTTACACTTTGTTGGTACCATGATCCACGCTCACTCCATTGTTGCCATTTACGCTCTTCACCTTGTTCGTGGCCAAATTCATGCTCCCCCTGTATTCGCGACTCGTATCATCAACCATCGCAGTAGAGTCAAAATGCCATATCTTGAATGAACGATCCTTGACTTCCTCGAAGCAGGACTCGGTCTTCACGCGCTTAGCCGGGTTAGCCCACTCCGGTTGTTGGAAAAGGTCGCAAACGCGTCGACTGCTGTTGACCAGCCACTGAGTTCTCGTCCGACGGATCTTGTCGTATGTCTCGAATGCAGTCCGCAAGGCAGTCGCCTTGGATGTGCGATGCTCCCGAAGATCCATGATAAGCTCGGACATCAACGTGGACATGCAAAGCGCATCTTCGATCCCGAAAGAGGCTCCGGCACCGTGATGGGGACTCGACGCATGCGCAGCATCACCCATCAGGCAGACTCTTCCCTTGTTGTACTTGGGCACTGGGTATTCGAACAGGTCGAAGAGTGCCCACTGGTCTAGCTCTTCCGGGAACAGTTCGACGAGGTTACGGACCGGAGTACACCAGCCGGCCAGTGCTTCGAAAACGTCCTTCCGGGATGCACGGGCCGTCGTAGGCTTGTCTTGTGGCCAGTCGTTAGGATCGGAGACCACGACGGTGGCTCCGATTGTGTTAGTGTTGACGGGGTAATGGATAAGATGTGCGTTCGGACCGACGTGCATGTGCTGGCGGAAGGTCTTGTATTCGCCTATCGCTGCGACGACTTTGTCCATGGGGATTAACGCGCGATAGGCGACCTTGTGTGTGTATTGGGGGTAAGAGGCAGGATTGTCCAGACCGAGTAGGAGCTGTCGTGCTCTGGACTTGATTCCGTCGCATGCGATTACTGGACGCAGGTATTGGTTGAGCCAGAACAGGAGTAGATAGGGTACAGAACCAGAACTTACCAGCGTCAGCCTCAGCCCTAGTTCCATCAGTAAAGTTCAGGTAGACCTTGTCCACGTCCTCGTTATCCTCAATCGTGTCCAGTCGCTTCCGTAAGTGAACAACCCCCTCGGGGATGACTTTGACAAGATCCTCTAAGAACTGATCTCTGCGAACGGTCTCCCATCCTTTGACGCCAGCATCAAGCTTCAAGAGCGGCTTTTGGTACATTGGGTCGCCCTCCCGTTGCTGGCCGTAGCCATCGATCCACCGCAAATACGACTTGGGATCCTGCTGGTCCAGCGAAACGTTGACAGCTCCTCCAGAGCGCAAAGCCGTCACGACAGCCgggttgatcttctccatacaACCCACCGTGTTTTTCGTGAATCCGATACCGGCACCAATCTCTCGAAAGTTACGGGCTTGTTCGTAAAGCTTGACCTGGACACCTCTCCGCGTGAGTCCCGCAGCGAGGACAAGACCGACGATTCCGCCGCCCACGATGGCGATTTCCGGGGTTGTGGCTATATCAGGTGTAGGGACGATCATTATTCGTGTTTGTAGGTCAGCAGCTGTGTAATCGAGGGGTATGTGAAATGTTCTAGGTTGTGTATGTAGAGTTTGCTCTATATCTTGTTACTGattttaatattaaaatCCTGGCAGACATAGTACCACTGCAGTTTTATAAAACAGAGCATTTTAGCCCCGGGCTCCCATAGCGCACCATATTCTGTTTAGTTTCTCCGGGGTACTCTACGCAAGCCAGCAAAGTTACTGCGGAATATCATTCTTTGGGGCCTGCCAAATTTCGGACAACCCTTCCTCCGGATATTCAAATGGTAAAATAAGCCGAATAGTGTTAACCCACTTTTATAGCTAGACCGCTTTCCAAGTTAAATCTATAAAGTTATTCCGAGGCCAGAATCTGGCGGGTCCACCAAATCCTAGCTTCTATTGCATGCTTCTGTCATCTAGTTGCTCCTTAATATGGCCTTTTGGGGTAAAGCATAGGTCGATCGGGCTCGCATTTCAAAGCAGTAATTCATCATGCTCCGTAATACATACGTACTAGGGACTTCATATTTCCCCTGTATGGCATAAAGGGTATGCAGCCTGGCCCTTCATAAAACATCTCCATCATAAATATATACGATGTGCCAAGATAGTAAACCTACAAACTCCCATCTAACACGCCCGTTTGTTGAGCCACGGATAATATCTGCTCAACTACGGAAGCTGCATCTCGAACCTTGATCGGCACGCGATGATTCCCACCCCACTCAACAAGTCTTGTCATGCAAGTATCGCAATTCTGATAAAGAAGCCTGCGATGTAATTCCAGCCCAGGATCCGTCTGCCCATGAACATGCACAGTTGGAGTTCGTAGACGATTATCCTGCAACAAGTCCACAGCAACTAACGGCTCGCCACCGGTGGTACACTGCCCAGCATCGACAAAGCCCCGAGGCATAGGGAGATCCGGACGAAGCCATCTCAACGGTCCCCGTCCCGCCAACAGCACGGCGAATCGGTATGCCGGCCAAACCTTGTCGTCTTCACCCCGTCGCCGCAGCTCCTGCTGTGTCGCAAGGATGCCAACGGCAAGATGAGCCCCCTGACTGAAACCAAGTAGACCAACCCAGTCTCCCGTCGCGCCTCGACAGTCGTCCGCAAGTCGTGCGGCGGCTAGCGACTCCTCGATTTTTCTCACGATGTCGTGTGCGTTCTGGGCTAGGTCTTCGGGTCGTACGCGTAGCCATGCCTTGAATGGACCGTAGTCTTTGTATACGGAGGTCACGTCAGGCCCCGGGCGTGCTGGTAGGGGCGCTTCAGCGAAGACTAGTCGGAAGTGTGGGTGGAGCATCCGTTCGAGAACTCGGCATTGCATGCGAAAGATGCGGGCGTTGGTGCCGCCGCCATGTAAACAGAGGATTCGTGGTAGGTGAAGTGTTGAGTCGTTGGCATTCACTATCATCTTGTAATCTGGTCTTGCGAGACGTGGTGGAATTATTGGTCCGAAAGGACGGTTGGGCAGCTATGTGATGTGTCCGGAGTATAGTAACCAATTTTAGCTCTATTGGAGCGTTCCAGTGGTTCACAGTTTTTACATACAGATTTGGTAACTTGGTAGAGTAGTGTAAAAGATATGATCTACGATACTGTCATTCTTACATGGGTTTACAGTCTTATATGAAGCTCTTGTGTACATTAATAGTAGTGAAGGATTGTGGTGGCTTAAACTTAATAAGATCGCCGTATaccaaaatatatatcttgaaaCTTTGATGTCACCAAGCAACTTGGTACACACCTCCGTTCTATGACTCGTCCAATACTACTCAATCAATTTTGAAAATACTTTCTCTATTTTCctttaatttttttcttcgcaGTAACTACTTGAAAACTCGAACAAGGCAACGCCTAAGGGCTTCGGGCTCAAGTGGGGCGGCACAGGCCGTGTAGAGAACAATGATTGGACACTCGGAGTTTCTTTTCAATGCTGGCGATCATCACGCGCATAAAGAAGCCCTAAGGAGAAGATGACAAGGAAGTGACAAGGATGATAACCAACAACCTCCGAAGGCTGACAGACCAAATATCTCCGAGATTTTACAAATAGAGTTAATTTCCCGAGTATGCCGGACCCTAAGCCCGATTGACGATGTTGTAtataaagagaaaaggagagtTACGGCAGTCCACGATCATGCAAACCAAAGTCTCAAGCTTGCATTAAAAGTATTAGAATTATTGTTACTACTGTCACTCCTTTTCTTAACCCGAGTCCGATCTGTCGTTTGAAAAGTTGAAACGCAAACTGCTGGCACTTGAACCTGAAACCGCCGCCATGAGCGATACGACTGCGCGGAGTGAGAAGAGCGTGGATGCGAAACCTCCACAGCCCCAAGAACCTCCATCCAGACCGGCCGGTCCACCATCTCCCCCGCCTAATGGAGGCACCATGGCATGGCTGAATGTCCTGGGCAGCTTCATGCTCTACTTCAACACCTGGGGTATCCTCAACACCTTCGGTGCCTACCAGACCTACTATGAGTCTGGGGCGCTCTTCACTGCGAGTTCTTCCAATATTTCTTGGGTCGGTTCGATCGCAGCTTTTATGTTGCTCTTTGTAGGGCTCTTTGTCGGCCCGATCTACGACCGTGGCTTTCTCCGTACTCTCCTTATCGTCGGTGGTTTCATGGTCGTCTTCGGGCATATGATGCTCAGTCTCTGCAAGACCTTCTGGCAAGTTCTGCTTGCCCAAGGCTTCGTGGTCGGTATCGGCACCGGCTGTCTCTTTGTACCTTGTGTCGCTATCATTCCTCAGTACTTCAGCACCAAAATGGGCATGGCCATGGGTATCGCTGCTTCAGGCTCCGCCTTGGGAGGGGTCATTTACCCCGTTGTGTTATATCGACTGATCAACGAGATCGGCTTTCCTTGGGCTGTGCGCGTCATTGGATTCATCGCGTTGGGAACCCTGCTGATTCCCTTATCTGTGATGAAGCTCCGTGTCAAGCCGCCCAAGGTTCGCGCTATGTTGGATCCGACCGCATTCACTGACGCCGGCTACATGGCATTTATCCTCACCTCTCTCGTCGCCTACATGGGTTTGTTCGTCATATTGTTCTACCTGTCCTACTACTCCGCTGCGGAGCGCATCACCGACCAATCTCTCGCCTTCTACCTGGTCACTATCTTCAACGCTGCATCTGTGTTTGGCCGAACCATCCCCAACAAGATGGCCGACAAGCTGGGTCCCTTCAACCTTCTCGTACCGGCCTCCTTGCTCTCGGGTATGCTGATGCTCGTCATGATGGCTGTGCATTCCAAAGGCGCGATTATCGTCATGGCGCTGCTCTCCGGCTTCATGAGTGGTGCTCTGATCGGCTTGCCACCCATGTGTCTCGCCATGCTCACCAAGGATAAGTCGAGACTGGGAACCCGAGTTGGTATGGGCTATGCCATTATTGCTCTGGGTGTGCTCATCAGCGGCCCTAGTAGTGGCGCTATTTTGCGGACCGGTGGTGATTCCCTTAATTGGCACAGCTTGTGGACGTTTGGTGGTGTACCGACTTGTGCTGCTGGTCTATTGTACGCTGTGATTCGTGTGGCCAAGTATGGCCCTAAGCTTGCGATAAAGGCATAAGGGATTTCCCTTTGCTTCAACCGCGCGGTTGGGAGGAGAGTGTCTTGCTTTCCGGATGATACGAACTTATGACTAAAAGAATGGACTGAAGGTGATGCATGTTGGAAGTCGGGTTACGATTGTTTCTCTCTATTAGTAACTTAATTAGAATATATCCATCAGTGCAAGTTTAATTAATCTCCACTTAAAAGTTTGTCAGTCAATCCTGGTAGTTAAACACACTGTATAACAACTAACAATTATCACAACATCACATTCTACACAGCTCTAGATTAAATTGAAATACAATAAAACTTCACTTCGGAGCTCAAGTAAAACTTCAAAGCGCTGTCCTAACACCACATTTAAAAGGCGCCACCACCGCGCGATCCATATCCCAAACTCCCGCCTCGACGAAGGCATTTTTGCTGACAATTGCGCGTACCTCCTCCTCAGTCCTCGCTCGAAACATCATAACACTGCTTGTGATCTCCATCTTGTCTTCTGGTTCCTTGGGATGCGCTGCGAGGGTGGGGCCTGCGAAAACAATAGTTCCATCGGCGACATATGGTTTGAGGTGCAAGAGATGCGCGTCACGGGCGTTGGCCCACGCTTTCATATCGCTCGCATTCACAGGGATTTGGACGAGCCAGTCGTATTTTTCGGACATTTTGAGTCAGAGCTGAGTGATTGTGAGCTTAGGAAGAATTGTAGGAATTGAATTTGGTACGATGTTGCAGGGCACGTTGAAGTAgggtctttggatttgtgAGTGGAGATGGATTCTGCTCTGTACCTTGATAGAAATAGCAATTATATTTGATTTGAGAAATAATtctatttaatttttttacAGTTGCGTGTTACTTTATCTTTCGGTTGCTTTCTCCTTTCACATTCGTActatttttcatttattCTTGCGCTATCTCAAGGCCCGGAGTAACCTTTCAGAACATGCTGAATATCTTGGCCATTGCTTTACCGGATTAACTTTATAAAGAATTGCCCAAAAATGCTTAAGATAGTTATTACAACAGCTCATCCCTGACTAATGATACTCCTTCGACGATTAATGCTTTGGCCCCCAAGACCTCGGAGTAATCTTTTAGAATCAGCCCCACCGATCATTCGCTAGGACGGTTTATACTGCAAGAAAGCTGACCAGGCTGACCAGAAAGAGAGGGTAAGGGTATGAAGAAGTGTAAACATTAGCCATAGGACCGGTAATCCACGTAGATTTGAGAATTCCTGCTTATCTACAGTGCAAACCGACATTATCCCTTGTTTGCGTACTATTGACTCGATTTCCATGTCAACCCAGAATTTGAAAACCCCACAAGTCATACCACATCAACCGATATAATAGCTTAGACAGGCAAAATGGGCAGCAACAGTGCAGTATTACCCACTACAATCCCGACAGTGGACATCAGTCCATTCCTCGACGAGAATGCCTCCCCAGAAGCCAAGGAGCAAGTCGTCGACGCTATGCGTGATGCATGCACCACCTTTGGTTTCTTCTACCTCGTCGGGCACGGAATCCCCGAAGAAGACCGCCAGGCAGTCCTGAACTGTGCTAAACGATACTTCTATCTACCAAAGGAAGACAAGATGGAGACGTGGATCGGAAAGGCCATGGGTCGCTCGTTCCGTGGCTACGAGCCACCCGCGCTGCAGGTGCACCAAGAGGGCCTCTTACCGGATACAAAGGAGGTGAGTCGGCATCCTCGCGATATTCTACGAGCAGTGCTAATTGTAAAAGGGCTTCATTATCGGCCGAGAGACACATGCAGACGCCCCAGAAGCTGGTACATTTCACACGGGTCCTAATCAATGGCCTAAGGCACTCGCGGACGAAGACTTCCGCATCCCTGTTATGAAATATCACGCTAAGATGCTTGAAATGGTTAAGGTGATTCTGAAGGTTCTTGCCCGTGGGCTTCCAGAGCATTGGGGATGTTCGCCTAATGTCTTTGACGAATTGACTATCAATCCTTCCGCTCCTTTGCGTCTTCTTCATTACGCGCCCCAACCGGTGAAGCATGATAACCAATTTGGTGGTATGTCCCAATCTCCACGATCTTACTTGCAAGCTTGCAACTCTGATAACGGTTCTAGTGGGCGATCATACCGACTTCGGGAATGTCTCTGTCCTCctccaggaggaagacacGGAGGGACTGGAAGTCTTTTATCCGCCAACGGAAACCTgggttcctgttcctgtcaAGGAACATTCCTACGTGATTAACATGGGCGATATGATGCAGAAATGGACAGCCGGATACTACCGGAGCGCGCGTCACCGCGTTGTCAATCACAACGTCAGGTCAAGGTACAGTGCACCGTTCTTTCTGAATGGGAATCTCGACCTGAAGTGCCGGGCTTTGGATGGTTCTGGGGTTGAGACGGTCATTGGTGAGCATATTCGGCGACGGCTGATGGAGACTATTGGGGGTGAGGCTGGTAGGAAGTTGGGTCTTTGATTATGAGATAGTAGTTATGGTGATTGTTTGTTGTGTTTTTTGCGGAGTTGTGTTAACTCTTGGGATGATTTATGTAGACAAGTCTCGGTTGCAATTGACTGATATGTTTGATTCCACTCGCCAATATAGAGGCTGTGCCTTTGGTAGATGTAGCTTGCAACTCCATACCGTTAGGAATTGGATCACATGTCGAATAAGCCCTAGATGCGGAAGTTGGCACCCCCCTTGGGCATTATCGAGCCTTTGTAGTATCAATACAGCGACATAAACATACACACTGAAGCTTATTACATAAGATAAAAAGGCATCCGAGACAAAGTATTAAATGGTCAACATTACGCTCACAACGACCGGTAGCTCTGATGAGATTATCAAAATTAGATCAAAAAGACTAGCTGTGTCCTCGAGACTACGGAATCATGGCGCTTTCCATTTACCCCCCTTTCTACCAAGGTTGAACCGGCGTCAAATATCCACGCACCACGTAACTAACCTCgccatctctctccccctcAACTACGCGTCGGATAGTATCACCCCCAATACTCGGATCCTGTGCCCCTaacctcttcaacagctccGTGTCTCCACCCAAACCAGTAGCCAAAAGACCAGGAGCGACAGACCACACCTTAACCCCGTCATTTTCCAACGCCTTCGCCCACTCCACCATTACCATGTTAAGCCCTGCTTTGGAGGACCGGTACCCAACGAATGGAAGTGGTTTCGGAAGTCCCGCCGGTGGGAAAACATTCTTCGGATTCTTTGAATCTGAAGACGCCTGCAACGAGGAAAGCCCACTAGTGATAAATAGTAATCTGGGATCGCGTGACTTGAGCAATAATGGGAGAAAAGTCGTAGTCATGATATGCGCACCCGTCACATTGACATCCCATGTTTTATTCCATGCCTCGCGGGCTGTCATGCGGCCGTCTGCGATGTGGGCGTCGAAACAAGCCCCTAATTCCTAGTTAGATGGCTTTTTGTATGTAGAAGAAGGCCCACTAAccggcattgttgatgagacAATCGACTGAATTATATTTGGCTGAGATATGCTTGTAAGCTGCCTCGATCGAGTCGTCGCTCTCGACGTCTACCTGGAACGGCTCGACTGAGCTTTGCGATGTTTCGAGAGTGAGGTTTTGGCATGCCAATTGAGCCTTGACAAGATTACGACCACCAAGCAGGATGTGGTATTTCTGATTGGAGCGCAATAGTGATTTGACTGTTTCCAGCCCGATGCCGGTGTTGGCACCTAGGTTGCAAACGAAATCAGTTCtaggaagagaatgaatgtCTGTGCATTTATTCGATCTTACCTGTGATGACGATAACCTTACTAGAATGCATTTCTCCTGGAGCTGCTATTTCGGATCATAGGCTAACATCATAATAAATACCGAACCCGCGTGGAGCCAAGAGAAAAGTTATGTATATCGTAGTTGGGGCCGGAGATACTTGTGGAAAAGAAACTCCGACGAGGGGAGAAAACTTTCAATTGAAAAACTCCATTTAGATGTATAATACCTTGGCTTGAATATTCTTCCCCAAATCTAACATTTCCAAACTTTACCCTAAACCACAGTCCAACTACACTATACCATACAAGACCATAATGAGCGAGGTCCTAGTGATAACCTGCCCCAGTGGCAAACAATGCT encodes:
- a CDS encoding uncharacterized protein (predicted protein) — translated: MTAREAWNKTWDVNVTGAHIMTTTFLPLLLKSRDPRLLFITSGLSSLQASSDSKNPKNVFPPAGLPKPLPFVGYRSSKAGLNMVMVEWAKALENDGVKVWSVAPGLLATGLGGDTELLKRLGAQDPSIGGDTIRRVVEGERDGESYRSL
- a CDS encoding uncharacterized protein (monocarboxylate transporter), with the translated sequence MSDTTARSEKSVDAKPPQPQEPPSRPAGPPSPPPNGGTMAWLNVLGSFMLYFNTWGILNTFGAYQTYYESGALFTASSSNISWVGSIAAFMLLFVGLFVGPIYDRGFLRTLLIVGGFMVVFGHMMLSLCKTFWQVLLAQGFVVGIGTGCLFVPCVAIIPQYFSTKMGMAMGIAASGSALGGVIYPVVLYRLINEIGFPWAVRVIGFIALGTLLIPLSVMKLRVKPPKVRAMLDPTAFTDAGYMAFILTSLVAYMGLFVILFYLSYYSAAERITDQSLAFYLVTIFNAASVFGRTIPNKMADKLGPFNLLVPASLLSGMLMLVMMAVHSKGAIIVMALLSGFMSGALIGLPPMCLAMLTKDKSRLGTRVGMGYAIIALGVLISGPSSGAILRTGGDSLNWHSLWTFGGVPTCAAGLLYAVIRVAKYGPKLAIKA
- a CDS encoding uncharacterized protein (predicted protein); the protein is MIVNANDSTLHLPRILCLHGGGTNARIFRMQCRVLERMLHPHFRLVFAEAPLPARPGPDVTSVYKDYGPFKAWLRVRPEDLAQNAHDIVRKIEESLAAARLADDCRGATGDWVGLLGFSQGAHLAVGILATQQELRRRGEDDKVWPAYRFAVLLAGRGPLRWLRPDLPMPRGFVDAGQCTTGGEPLVAVDLLQDNRLRTPTVHVHGQTDPGLELHRRLLYQNCDTCMTRLVEWGGNHRVPIKVRDAASVVEQILSVAQQTGVLDGSLARLHTLYAIQGKYEVPSTYKSGLTLFGLFYHLNIRRKGCPKFGRPQRMIFRKYGALWEPGAKMLCFIKLQWYYVCQDFNIKITADLQTRIMIVPTPDIATTPEIAIVGGGIVGLVLAAGLTRRGVQVKLYEQARNFREIGAGIGFTKNTVGCMEKINPAVVTALRSGGAVNVSLDQQDPKSYLRWIDGYGQQREGDPMYQKPLLKLDAGVKGWETVRRDQFLEDLVKVIPEGVVHLRKRLDTIEDNEDVDKVYLNFTDGTRAEADAVIACDGIKSRARQLLLGLDNPASYPQYTHKVAYRALIPMDKVVAAIGEYKTFRQHMHVGPNAHLIHYPVNTNTIGATVVVSDPNDWPQDKPTTARASRKDVFEALAGWCTPVRNLVELFPEELDQWALFDLFEYPVPKYNKGRVCLMGDAAHASSPHHGAGASFGIEDALCMSTLMSELIMDLREHRTSKATALRTAFETYDKILDAFATFSNNRSGLTRLSA
- a CDS encoding uncharacterized protein (predicted protein), which encodes MLEMVKVILKVLARGLPEHWGCSPNVFDELTINPSAPLRLLHYAPQPVKHDNQFGVGDHTDFGNVSVLLQEEDTEGLEVFYPPTETWVPVPVKEHSYVINMGDMMQKWTAGYYRSARHRVVNHNVRSRYSAPFFLNGNLDLKCRALDGSGVETVIGEHIRRRLMETIGGEAGRKLGL
- a CDS encoding uncharacterized protein (predicted protein) translates to MTQKTIFQGDTKAQSHVSVGSSIYSEKQGASCTVHGSSQTPHLDRQLQQPQTKEILQALTVALNDIADERQCTKCAVETASGLLTGYVREVKAAKKNGQYSKEEKKALKKEIKDLAKGVKRDVKALWLEGNSN
- a CDS encoding YciI family protein (predicted protein), with protein sequence MSEKYDWLVQIPVNASDMKAWANARDAHLLHLKPYVADGTIVFAGPTLAAHPKEPEDKMEITSSVMMFRARTEEEVRAIVSKNAFVEAGVWDMDRAVVAPFKCGDSALKFYLSSECV
- a CDS encoding 2-oxoglutarate and iron-dependent oxygenase domain-containing protein (predicted protein) — encoded protein: MGSNSAVLPTTIPTVDISPFLDENASPEAKEQVVDAMRDACTTFGFFYLVGHGIPEEDRQAVLNCAKRYFYLPKEDKMETWIGKAMGRSFRGYEPPALQVHQEGLLPDTKEVSRHPRDILRAVLIVKGLHYRPRDTCRRPRSWYISHGS